AGGGATAGATTGTCTTGCTGATATCTGGCTCAACGGAGAGAAAGTGGGTGAGGCTGCAAATATGTTAATCGAGCATAAATATGACGTGACAGATTTTCTGAAAAGAGGAGAAAATACTTTGCAAGTAATTATCCGTTCGGATGTTATGGAAGCTCAGAAACATACACTTGGTACGATTAGTATTGGTAATTTTCCGGCAGAGGAGGCTGTTTATATTCGAAAGGCTCCGCACATGTATGGATGGGATATTATGCCGCGTTTGGTCAGTGCCGGATTGTGGAGAGATGTTGAACTTCGGGTACTCAATTCTACTCGTCTCAAAGATGTAAATTGGATGACCATCAACATCGATACAACGGCTCATACTGCACGTATTTTTACAGATGTACAGATGGTTATTCCCTTTGATAAGTTTGACAATGTTAAGGCTCAATTTACCCTTCGCCGTAAAGGGAAAATCGTATATCAGAATTCGCAGATTGTAAGCACTCCGGCTTTTCGCCATATATTCGAACTTAAGAATGTTGATTTTTGGTGGCCTAGGGGCTACGGTGAAGCTGCGCTCTACGATGCAAGTGTGCAATTGATAGATTCGGATGGTAAAGAGCTGGACATCAACAATTGTAAAATTGGGGTTCGCACTGTAAAGCTGGATATGGATGATATAAATCTCCCCGGAAAACCCGGACAATTTCGATTTATCGTTAATAATGAACCAATCTTTATTCATGGCACTAATTGGGTACCAATGGATGCATTGCATAGCAGAGATAAATCTCACTTGAATACGATGATCGACATGGCCGTAGACATCAATTGCAACATGATTCGCTGTTGGGGTGGTAATGTATATGAAGACACCGACTTTTTTGATCTTTGTGATCAAAATGGAATTCTTGTATGGCAAGATTTCGGTATGGGGTGTACATTCTATCCACAGCGTGATGATTTTGCAAGAATGATTGAAGAGGAGGTTACGTCTGTTGTGCTTAAGTTTCGAAATCATGCTTCTTTGATTCTTTGGTCGGGCAATAATGAGAACGATTTGGCTATGCGTTGGACGTTGCAACCTCTGAATATCAATCCAAATAAGGATGTGATAACTCGTGAAGTTATTGCTAGAGTACTCTATGAATTTGATCCCACACGACCTTATATACCAAGTTCTCCATATTATAGTCAAGCAGTATGGGAACATGGCGGTGGTGATGAATTATTACCCGAAAATCATCTCTGGGGGCCACGAGGATACTATAAAGAACCATATTATACAAAGGCAGCCTGTTGTTTTGTTAGCGAAATAGGGTATCATGGATGTCCGAATGTCGAAAGTCTAAACAAAATGATGACTAAGGAAGGTGTTTACCCTTGGACTAAAGACAAAGAATGGAATGATGAGTGGGTTACAAAGTCGACACGTCGGTTCACTTCTCAAGGAAAAACTTTCGATCGCAACAATCTAATGTTGAATCAGGTGAATTTGCTTTTTGGCGAAGTACCAACCAAACTTGACGATTTTGTTTTTGCATCGCAAGCTGTGCAGGCCGAGGCTATGAAGTTTTTTGTAGAGTTGTGGCGTGGGCAGAAGTTTAGTCCTAAAACAGGGATCGTGTGGTGGAATCTTCGTGATGGCTGGCCAATAATTTCGGATGCTATCGTAGATTACTACAACTCAAAGAAAATGGCGTATTATTTCATTAAAAATGCACAAACAGACCTTTGTGTACTCATAAATGATCCTGTAGATAATGGCTATCCTTTGATTGTTGCCAATGACACCCGTAATCTGCAAAAAGGACAGGTGATTGTGTCTGACATGGCATCTAATAAAGAAATATACAAAGGAAATTTCGAGGTTTCGGCAAATGGTATGAACAAGATAGCTTCATTACCTCTGCAAAAAGGGCAAGGGATACTTCTCATCAAATATAAAGTGGGG
The Dysgonomonas mossii genome window above contains:
- a CDS encoding glycoside hydrolase family 2 protein; amino-acid sequence: MTIIKYRLLILLTSALFLGNITALSGNISLNGKWQLSYWKQPSKPVVTPQAIKDMQVEKIDASVPGNVELDLMVAGLIPDPMIGSNVNALRKYENYQWCYTKIFEAPLVQEGQRVELFFGGIDCLADIWLNGEKVGEAANMLIEHKYDVTDFLKRGENTLQVIIRSDVMEAQKHTLGTISIGNFPAEEAVYIRKAPHMYGWDIMPRLVSAGLWRDVELRVLNSTRLKDVNWMTINIDTTAHTARIFTDVQMVIPFDKFDNVKAQFTLRRKGKIVYQNSQIVSTPAFRHIFELKNVDFWWPRGYGEAALYDASVQLIDSDGKELDINNCKIGVRTVKLDMDDINLPGKPGQFRFIVNNEPIFIHGTNWVPMDALHSRDKSHLNTMIDMAVDINCNMIRCWGGNVYEDTDFFDLCDQNGILVWQDFGMGCTFYPQRDDFARMIEEEVTSVVLKFRNHASLILWSGNNENDLAMRWTLQPLNINPNKDVITREVIARVLYEFDPTRPYIPSSPYYSQAVWEHGGGDELLPENHLWGPRGYYKEPYYTKAACCFVSEIGYHGCPNVESLNKMMTKEGVYPWTKDKEWNDEWVTKSTRRFTSQGKTFDRNNLMLNQVNLLFGEVPTKLDDFVFASQAVQAEAMKFFVELWRGQKFSPKTGIVWWNLRDGWPIISDAIVDYYNSKKMAYYFIKNAQTDLCVLINDPVDNGYPLIVANDTRNLQKGQVIVSDMASNKEIYKGNFEVSANGMNKIASLPLQKGQGILLIKYKVGQKEYSNHYLYGEAPFNLQEYKKLLKKTGLYPSIK